One part of the Rhizophagus irregularis chromosome 25, complete sequence genome encodes these proteins:
- a CDS encoding uncharacterized protein (SECRETED:cutsite_IEA-YS; SECRETED:prob_0.9094); SECRETED:SignalP(1-26), with amino-acid sequence MRPQSFYLLTAIFMFFYMTFVPVIEAYSVGVDLDMNAGACRIWIEDSNNNRIAGDGKGDYHACDGTAGSNFQEIDFSDQEYYVVAKVHFSAREQKVRGSFNENTCFRIHGNSAKFYFDQYDCDS; translated from the exons ATGAGACCTCAAAGCTTTTACCTTCTTACCGCTATTTTCATGTTTTTCTACATGACATTTGTTCCGGTCATTGAAG CATATAGTGTCGGCGTAGATTTAGATATGAATGCTGGTGCTTGTAGAATTTGGATAGAAGATTCAAATAATAACCGCATAGCTGGTGACGGAAAAGGAGATTACCATGCTTGTGATGGAACTGCTGGTAGTAACTTTCaagaaattgatttttcaGATCAAGAGTACTATGTAGTTGCGAAAGTTCATTTTTCTGCTAGGGAACAGAAAGTCCGAGGTTCTTTCAATGAAAATACCTGTTTTCGTATACATGGAAATTCTGCaaagttttattttgatcaataTGACTGTGATTCTTAA